One window from the genome of Halobellus ruber encodes:
- a CDS encoding APC family permease codes for MTNDLERDLGLYATITISMGAMIGSGIFVLPALGLKKAGPAVILAYVLAGLVVLPAALSKAEMATAMPESGGTYLYIDRAMGPLAGTVAGIGAWFSLVFKSSFALVGLGAYLLLLVPLSGGLVKAVALGLATLIVVLNIVGTEQSGKAQSIIVTAVVVALAAYVLNSGVAIEPARFDGFAAKGAGGIVTAAAFVFVSYAGVTKIASVAEEVENPDRNLPLGMLGSMGIMMLIYTLVVGAVVGLNDPKVLSTSGPGGGPSLTPMADGAGQLIGGFGVVAIALVAILALTSMANAGVLASSRFPLAMSRDSLAPRRLARVSERFQTPRNAILLTGGLLIALIAFVPVVELAKLASAFQILVFSFENVALVAFRASGVESYQPSFRTPGYPYVQVVGLLGGLALLTQMGTLPILGAAGIIVGGVAWYLVYGRSRTDREGALGAIIDRRREEESVTSD; via the coding sequence ATGACGAACGATCTCGAACGCGACCTCGGCCTGTACGCGACGATCACAATCAGTATGGGCGCGATGATCGGCAGCGGCATCTTCGTACTGCCGGCGCTCGGGTTGAAGAAGGCCGGGCCGGCAGTGATCCTCGCGTACGTTCTGGCGGGGCTGGTCGTGCTGCCGGCGGCGCTGTCGAAAGCCGAGATGGCGACGGCGATGCCCGAGTCCGGCGGCACGTACCTCTACATCGACCGGGCGATGGGCCCGCTGGCCGGCACGGTCGCGGGAATCGGTGCGTGGTTCTCGCTGGTGTTCAAGAGCTCGTTCGCGCTGGTCGGGCTCGGCGCGTACCTGCTCCTTCTGGTTCCGCTGTCGGGCGGGTTAGTGAAGGCCGTCGCGCTGGGGCTGGCCACCCTGATCGTCGTGCTCAACATCGTCGGCACCGAACAGAGCGGCAAGGCACAGTCGATCATCGTCACCGCGGTCGTGGTGGCGCTGGCGGCGTACGTGCTCAACTCCGGGGTCGCGATCGAACCCGCCAGATTCGACGGATTCGCGGCGAAAGGTGCCGGCGGCATCGTCACCGCGGCCGCGTTCGTGTTCGTCTCGTATGCGGGCGTGACCAAAATCGCCAGTGTCGCCGAGGAAGTTGAGAACCCCGACCGAAACCTGCCGCTTGGAATGCTCGGGTCGATGGGCATTATGATGCTCATCTACACCCTGGTGGTCGGGGCCGTCGTCGGACTGAACGATCCGAAGGTGCTGTCGACGAGCGGGCCGGGTGGGGGTCCATCGCTGACCCCGATGGCCGACGGCGCCGGCCAACTCATCGGCGGTTTCGGTGTCGTCGCCATCGCGCTGGTCGCGATTCTAGCGCTCACTAGTATGGCCAACGCCGGCGTGCTCGCGTCCTCGCGGTTCCCGCTTGCGATGAGCCGGGACTCGCTGGCGCCCCGTCGGCTCGCGCGGGTCAGCGAGCGGTTCCAGACCCCTCGGAACGCGATTCTGCTAACTGGCGGCCTCTTGATTGCATTAATCGCGTTCGTCCCGGTCGTCGAGTTGGCGAAGTTAGCCAGCGCGTTCCAGATCTTGGTGTTCTCCTTCGAGAACGTCGCGCTCGTCGCGTTCCGCGCCAGCGGCGTGGAGTCCTATCAACCGTCGTTCCGGACTCCCGGGTACCCGTACGTCCAGGTCGTCGGATTACTTGGCGGGCTGGCGCTACTCACACAGATGGGGACGCTCCCGATTCTCGGCGCGGCCGGCATCATCGTCGGCGGGGTCGCGTGGTACCTCGTCTACGGTCGGAGCCGGACGGATCGCGAGGGCGCGTTGGGAGCCATCATCGACCGACGACGTGAGGAGGAGTCGGTGACCTCCGACTGA
- the rpsJ gene encoding 30S ribosomal protein S10, with translation MQQARVRLAGTSPEDLDDICDDVREIASKTGVSLSGPIPLPTKTLEVPARKSPDGEGTATWEHWEMRVHKRLIDIDADERALRQLMRIQVPNDVSIEIVLED, from the coding sequence ATGCAGCAGGCACGTGTCCGTCTCGCCGGGACCAGCCCCGAGGACCTCGACGACATCTGCGACGACGTCCGCGAGATCGCATCGAAGACGGGGGTCAGCCTCAGCGGCCCGATCCCGCTTCCGACGAAGACGCTGGAAGTGCCCGCGCGGAAGTCCCCCGACGGCGAGGGCACCGCCACGTGGGAGCACTGGGAGATGCGCGTCCACAAGCGGCTCATCGACATCGACGCCGACGAACGCGCGCTCCGGCAGCTGATGCGGATCCAGGTGCCCAACGACGTCAGCATCGAAATCGTCCTCGAGGATTAG
- a CDS encoding helix-turn-helix domain-containing protein — protein MGLYEASIRVEHECPYREISERFPDLTIREWPLTDCQVLEITSEATPTEELLEEIAQIGTVLHESADDDGYHVVTQSCLCSLEESIIDRFEKHNCLYQSPTIYRQGWEHYTVVAFDGEDVRELLGDLRADREIELLSKTSISGTQIPHSILAPANQLFENLTDRQLAALQLALERGYYEQPRKTSLRELADRTAVARSTYEEHLRKAENKLLTNAGQFLRLVTATSTADPLQVEKPRQAEQTAD, from the coding sequence ATGGGTCTGTATGAGGCCTCGATTCGGGTCGAACACGAGTGTCCATACCGAGAGATCTCCGAACGATTCCCGGACCTGACCATCCGCGAGTGGCCGCTGACCGACTGTCAGGTTCTCGAAATCACTTCGGAGGCGACGCCGACCGAGGAGTTGCTCGAGGAGATCGCTCAGATCGGAACCGTTCTGCACGAATCAGCGGACGACGACGGGTATCACGTCGTCACGCAGTCGTGTCTCTGTTCACTGGAAGAGTCGATCATCGACCGGTTCGAGAAACACAATTGCCTGTATCAGTCACCGACGATATACCGGCAGGGCTGGGAGCATTACACGGTGGTCGCGTTCGACGGTGAGGACGTTCGGGAGTTGCTCGGTGATCTGCGAGCCGACAGGGAGATCGAACTCCTCTCGAAAACCTCGATTTCGGGGACGCAGATCCCGCACAGCATACTGGCTCCGGCGAATCAACTGTTCGAGAACCTCACCGACCGGCAGTTGGCAGCACTCCAGTTAGCGCTGGAGCGCGGCTATTACGAACAGCCACGGAAGACCTCGTTGCGGGAACTGGCCGACCGGACGGCCGTCGCTCGTTCGACCTACGAAGAGCATCTTCGGAAGGCGGAAAACAAACTCCTCACGAACGCAGGGCAGTTCTTACGGCTGGTCACTGCGACCTCGACGGCTGATCCGTTACAAGTCGAAAAGCCACGGCAGGCAGAACAGACTGCGGACTGA
- the tuf gene encoding translation elongation factor EF-1 subunit alpha, whose translation MSDKPHQNLAIIGHVDHGKSTLVGRLLYETGSVPEHVIEQHKEEAEEKGKGGFEFAYVMDNLAEERERGVTIDIAHQEFDTDEYYFTIVDCPGHRDFVKNMITGASQADNAVLVVAADDGVAPQTREHVFLARTLGINELIIGINKMDLVDYSEDSYKQVKDEVNKLLKQVQFNSDDATYVPISAFEGDNVSESSDNTPWYDGDTLLESLNNLPEPEPPTDAPLRLPIQDVYTISGIGTVPVGRIETGTMSPGDDVSFQPSDVGGEVKTVEMHHEEVPQAGPGDNVGFNVRGIGKDDIRRGDVCGPADDPPSVAETFTAQVVVMQHPSVITAGYTPVFHAHTAQVACTIESIDQKLDPASGEVAEEDPDFIQSGDAAVVTVRPQKPLSIEPSGEIPELGSFAVRDMGQTIAAGKVLEVDER comes from the coding sequence ATGAGTGACAAACCGCACCAGAACCTGGCCATCATCGGCCACGTCGACCACGGGAAGAGCACGCTGGTCGGGCGGCTCCTGTACGAGACAGGCTCCGTACCCGAGCACGTAATCGAGCAGCACAAAGAGGAGGCCGAGGAGAAGGGCAAGGGCGGCTTCGAGTTCGCCTACGTTATGGACAACCTCGCCGAGGAGCGCGAGCGGGGCGTCACCATCGACATCGCCCACCAGGAGTTCGACACCGACGAGTACTACTTCACCATCGTCGACTGTCCGGGCCACCGCGACTTCGTGAAGAACATGATCACGGGCGCCTCGCAGGCCGACAACGCGGTGCTCGTCGTCGCCGCCGACGACGGCGTCGCCCCGCAGACCCGCGAGCACGTCTTCCTGGCCCGCACGCTGGGCATCAACGAACTCATCATCGGCATCAACAAGATGGACCTCGTCGACTACAGCGAGGACTCCTACAAGCAGGTCAAAGACGAGGTCAACAAGCTGCTGAAGCAGGTCCAGTTCAACTCCGACGACGCGACGTACGTCCCCATCTCCGCGTTCGAGGGCGACAACGTCTCCGAGAGTTCGGACAACACTCCCTGGTACGACGGCGACACCCTGCTGGAGTCGCTCAACAACCTGCCGGAGCCGGAGCCGCCGACGGACGCGCCGCTCCGGCTTCCGATCCAGGACGTCTACACCATCTCCGGCATCGGGACGGTCCCGGTCGGCCGCATCGAGACGGGGACGATGAGCCCCGGCGACGACGTCTCCTTCCAGCCGTCGGACGTCGGCGGCGAGGTCAAGACCGTCGAGATGCACCACGAGGAGGTCCCGCAGGCCGGCCCCGGCGACAACGTCGGGTTCAACGTCCGCGGCATCGGCAAGGACGACATCCGCCGCGGCGACGTCTGTGGCCCCGCCGACGACCCGCCGTCCGTCGCCGAGACGTTCACGGCGCAGGTCGTCGTGATGCAGCACCCCTCGGTCATCACCGCGGGGTACACGCCGGTCTTCCACGCCCACACGGCCCAGGTCGCGTGTACGATCGAGTCCATTGACCAGAAACTCGATCCCGCCTCCGGCGAGGTCGCCGAGGAGGATCCGGACTTCATCCAGTCCGGCGACGCCGCGGTCGTCACCGTGCGACCACAGAAGCCGCTCAGCATCGAGCCGTCCGGCGAGATTCCCGAGCTCGGCTCCTTCGCCGTCCGGGATATGGGCCAGACCATCGCGGCCGGGAAGGTCCTCGAGGTCGACGAGCGATAG
- a CDS encoding universal stress protein, whose amino-acid sequence MPLSGGSTILVPVDVSNDERPATDLLTISDAVTLVLLGYYPVPDQAPPAQLKADHEDDAQRRLAELAATIDRDATQRVVFTHDRDETVDRAAEEYDCDAILLPGSHTATERVFVPLRGDDNLDRILSLVADLLRRDEATATLFHATTAAEQAYGQSLLDDAADRLVEAGIDRDRIDTRLATTDDPGTAIVESAHEFDLLVVGETEPSLTDRILGRVSTRIADEVDRPAFVVRKT is encoded by the coding sequence ATGCCTCTGAGCGGTGGCTCGACGATTCTCGTGCCGGTCGACGTCTCGAACGACGAGCGCCCGGCGACGGACCTACTAACCATCTCCGATGCAGTAACCCTCGTTTTGCTCGGGTACTATCCGGTCCCGGATCAGGCACCGCCGGCACAACTCAAAGCGGACCACGAGGACGATGCCCAACGGCGACTGGCGGAACTCGCCGCGACGATCGACCGCGACGCGACCCAACGCGTCGTGTTCACACACGACCGTGACGAGACAGTTGACCGCGCCGCCGAAGAGTACGACTGTGATGCGATCCTGCTGCCCGGGAGCCACACCGCCACCGAACGCGTGTTCGTCCCGCTTCGGGGCGACGACAACCTCGACCGTATCCTCTCACTCGTGGCGGATCTCCTCCGGCGTGATGAGGCGACCGCGACGCTGTTTCACGCCACGACCGCGGCCGAGCAAGCGTACGGGCAGTCGCTGCTGGACGATGCGGCCGATCGGCTTGTCGAAGCCGGTATCGACCGTGACCGGATCGACACGCGACTCGCGACGACCGACGACCCGGGGACTGCGATCGTCGAGTCGGCTCACGAGTTCGACCTCCTCGTCGTCGGGGAGACGGAGCCGTCGCTGACCGACCGCATCCTCGGTCGGGTCTCGACCCGCATCGCCGACGAGGTCGACCGCCCGGCGTTCGTCGTCCGCAAGACGTAG
- a CDS encoding MBL fold metallo-hydrolase, producing MREITPNELSERLRDGDSSPLVLDIRHQEDFEEWHIPESRNVDVYDELTDNPEQAKVALSDLPDGNRIVTVCAAGVVSETATEVLRELDYDAATLTDGMNGWSRVHRHAVVPADIDGTLVQVARPGKGCLSHVLVSDGDAAVFDPSQYFGEYEAILDEYDADLVGVFDTHAHADHVSGAAELADRHGIPYYLHPKDAFDLDVTPLEDGQSVTIGNLGIEVVHTPGHSEGSVSFDIGGAALITGDTLFHESVGRVELGVEAGIEDSNVERNAATLYESLQRLLDRPDDALVLPAHDPGSPEPPVMATLAEVRERNEDLGRSREAFVEELASDIPDHPPNFQRVKRTNVGRESVPPDELAELELGPNNCAAE from the coding sequence ATGCGGGAGATCACGCCGAACGAACTCAGCGAACGGTTGCGAGATGGCGATAGTAGCCCGCTCGTTCTCGATATTCGTCATCAGGAGGACTTCGAGGAGTGGCACATCCCGGAGAGTCGCAACGTCGATGTCTACGATGAACTAACTGACAACCCCGAACAGGCCAAAGTGGCCCTTTCGGACCTTCCTGATGGGAACCGGATAGTCACCGTCTGTGCCGCAGGAGTCGTCTCGGAGACGGCGACCGAAGTGCTGCGAGAACTGGACTACGACGCGGCAACGCTCACAGACGGGATGAACGGTTGGAGTCGCGTCCACCGGCACGCGGTAGTACCGGCCGACATCGACGGCACGCTCGTCCAAGTCGCGCGTCCCGGGAAAGGCTGTCTCTCACACGTACTCGTCTCGGACGGTGACGCCGCCGTCTTCGATCCGTCGCAGTACTTCGGCGAGTACGAGGCGATTCTCGACGAGTACGACGCCGACCTCGTCGGCGTTTTCGACACGCACGCCCACGCCGACCACGTCTCCGGGGCCGCGGAGCTCGCGGACCGACACGGTATTCCCTACTATCTTCACCCGAAGGACGCGTTCGATCTCGACGTAACGCCGCTTGAGGACGGCCAGAGCGTGACGATCGGGAACCTCGGTATCGAGGTCGTTCACACCCCGGGCCACAGCGAGGGCAGCGTCTCGTTCGACATCGGTGGCGCGGCGCTGATTACGGGTGACACGCTCTTCCACGAGAGCGTGGGACGCGTCGAACTCGGCGTCGAAGCGGGTATCGAGGACTCGAACGTCGAACGGAACGCTGCGACGCTCTACGAGAGTCTTCAGCGGTTGCTCGACCGGCCGGACGACGCGCTGGTCCTGCCGGCACACGACCCCGGCTCGCCCGAACCACCGGTGATGGCGACGCTCGCCGAGGTGAGAGAACGGAACGAGGATCTCGGTCGCAGCCGCGAGGCGTTCGTCGAGGAACTCGCCTCGGACATCCCGGATCATCCGCCGAACTTCCAGCGCGTCAAGCGGACGAACGTGGGACGGGAATCGGTTCCACCCGACGAGCTGGCCGAACTGGAACTGGGTCCCAACAACTGTGCGGCTGAGTGA
- a CDS encoding universal stress protein, producing the protein MNVTHRILVPFELPDANEVPPVLVDTLATMEVVLLGHYGLPEQTPPSAARDQFEDDARAELDDIARRFEETGVSLTTRLVFGKAREKTINRVALEEDCDVILTPGDADAVTRVLVPLRGEANFDRILSFVGELLTATGASVTLFHTGEESDRLPGEEILADATDRLVEAGVDPDRISRQLSAEDDIERSIVDLGDTFDLLVLGETEPSLRDRIFGSRPAQVTAGTDDPAFVVRNVEQP; encoded by the coding sequence ATGAACGTAACGCACAGGATCCTCGTTCCGTTCGAACTACCGGATGCTAACGAGGTCCCCCCGGTGTTGGTCGACACGCTTGCGACGATGGAGGTGGTCTTGCTCGGCCACTACGGACTGCCGGAGCAGACCCCGCCCTCTGCCGCCCGCGACCAGTTCGAGGACGATGCACGAGCGGAACTCGACGACATCGCCCGACGATTCGAGGAGACCGGAGTCTCGCTGACCACTCGGCTCGTGTTCGGGAAAGCCCGCGAGAAGACGATCAATCGCGTCGCACTCGAAGAGGACTGCGACGTGATCCTGACGCCCGGCGACGCCGACGCAGTCACACGGGTGCTCGTGCCACTCCGTGGTGAGGCGAACTTCGACCGTATCCTCTCGTTCGTCGGGGAGTTACTGACCGCGACTGGAGCATCCGTCACGCTGTTTCACACGGGTGAGGAGTCCGACAGGCTCCCGGGCGAGGAGATCCTCGCGGACGCGACCGACCGGCTCGTCGAGGCGGGTGTCGACCCCGACCGCATCAGCCGGCAACTGTCGGCCGAGGACGACATCGAACGGAGTATCGTCGACCTCGGAGACACGTTCGACCTACTCGTACTGGGCGAGACGGAGCCGTCGCTCCGCGACCGGATCTTCGGGAGTCGCCCGGCACAGGTGACCGCCGGCACGGACGATCCGGCCTTCGTCGTTCGAAACGTCGAACAACCGTAA
- a CDS encoding potassium channel family protein — MDKWQRRSIYYSVLLIGSMLVFAVLYQNGMRIYEGDPRTFLHSLQVVVETFTTTGFGSDSPWISPQMNVLVIVMDLFGTLLIFMAFPVIAFPLLEDILSTTVPKTVDSDLEDHVVICTYTPRADVLIDELDSWDVDYVIVEPDHERATELYEDDYRVIRADPESTSGLERANLAAARALVADVSDQVDASIVLTAQEIAEDVLTLSVVEKPDRAPYHRLAGADKVLSPRPLLGQSLASKVTTSVTSELEEVVEIDDDFEIAEFPIHRGSQLVGKTLAESGIREQAGVNVIGAWFRGEFKTPPDPDATLTNGTVLLATGRKAQLEQLKDLTRSGMRRLDHGNTIVVGYGEVGRTVTDALADAGAQYTVVDRTDLEGVDVVGDASEPETLREAGIDEASAVILALPDDTTAEFTALVARDSSADVEIIARVEESRSIPKMYQAGADYVLALATVTGRMLASQILEEEDVLSLDQHVEVVRTHASELVGKTLGEARVRSESGCTVVGIERDGTVVSDIGPEIRIEDEDELIIAGTDDGVQRFTELYT; from the coding sequence ATGGACAAGTGGCAGCGGCGCAGTATCTACTATTCGGTCCTGTTGATCGGCTCGATGCTCGTGTTTGCGGTGCTGTATCAGAACGGGATGCGGATCTACGAGGGGGATCCCAGGACGTTCCTCCACTCGCTACAAGTCGTCGTCGAGACGTTCACCACGACCGGGTTCGGCTCGGACTCCCCGTGGATCAGCCCCCAGATGAACGTGCTCGTGATCGTCATGGACCTCTTCGGGACGCTGCTCATCTTCATGGCCTTTCCCGTCATCGCGTTCCCCCTGCTCGAGGACATTCTCTCGACGACTGTCCCCAAAACAGTCGACAGTGATCTCGAAGACCACGTGGTGATCTGTACGTACACGCCCCGTGCTGACGTGCTCATCGACGAACTGGACTCCTGGGACGTCGACTACGTCATCGTGGAACCGGATCACGAACGGGCGACCGAACTGTACGAGGACGACTACCGTGTCATCCGGGCGGACCCGGAGTCGACGTCGGGGCTCGAAAGGGCGAATCTCGCCGCCGCGAGGGCGCTCGTCGCCGACGTGTCGGATCAGGTCGACGCCAGCATCGTGCTCACCGCCCAGGAGATCGCCGAGGACGTTCTGACGCTCAGCGTCGTCGAAAAGCCCGACCGGGCACCGTACCACCGCCTCGCCGGCGCCGATAAGGTGCTCTCCCCGCGTCCACTACTCGGCCAGAGTCTCGCCTCGAAGGTGACAACGTCGGTCACGAGCGAACTGGAGGAGGTGGTGGAGATCGACGACGACTTCGAGATCGCCGAGTTTCCGATCCACCGCGGGAGTCAGCTCGTCGGGAAGACGCTCGCGGAGAGTGGGATCCGCGAACAGGCCGGGGTGAACGTTATCGGGGCCTGGTTCCGTGGCGAGTTCAAGACGCCACCCGATCCCGACGCGACGCTGACCAACGGCACGGTACTGTTAGCAACCGGTCGCAAAGCCCAGCTCGAACAGCTCAAGGACCTCACACGGTCGGGGATGCGACGACTGGATCACGGGAACACGATTGTCGTCGGATACGGGGAGGTTGGTCGGACCGTCACTGACGCGCTCGCCGATGCCGGAGCGCAGTACACGGTCGTCGACCGGACCGATCTGGAGGGCGTCGACGTGGTCGGGGACGCGAGCGAGCCCGAGACGCTTCGAGAGGCCGGTATCGACGAGGCCAGTGCCGTTATTCTGGCACTTCCCGACGACACGACAGCCGAGTTCACGGCCCTCGTGGCGCGGGACTCGAGTGCGGACGTGGAGATCATCGCCCGGGTCGAGGAGTCACGGAGCATCCCGAAGATGTATCAGGCTGGTGCGGACTACGTACTGGCACTCGCGACCGTTACCGGTCGAATGCTGGCGTCGCAGATACTGGAAGAGGAAGACGTGCTCTCGCTGGACCAGCACGTGGAGGTCGTCCGCACACACGCATCCGAGCTCGTCGGAAAGACGCTCGGAGAGGCACGCGTGCGGTCGGAATCCGGCTGTACCGTCGTCGGGATCGAGCGTGACGGAACGGTCGTCTCCGACATCGGTCCGGAGATCCGAATCGAAGACGAAGACGAGCTCATTATCGCCGGGACCGACGACGGGGTCCAACGGTTCACCGAGCTTTACACCTGA
- a CDS encoding amino acid permease: MTLGGGTMIGAGIFILPGLAAEGAGPASSISFGIAGFVALLAALSLAELATGMPIAGGSYHYVNRALGGLFGSIVGWGMWTGLMFASAFYMIGFGQYIVVPLPFLDGRALIVLIGLVGLAAITGLNYYGTDESSGAQNLMIGAELVVVLAYVAVGVFFVEPGNLAEFAPTGPTGIVATTGTVFVTYLGFEIIATVAGEIEDPGRLIPLTMVVSVVSVTLLYVVIMLVSTGVVPYQQLGGSLVPVSDVAAITMGGAIGVAAVTVAAAVAAISSSNSSILAASRVIYAMGRDGLMSDRLNVTHDRFATPHRAIIATGGVTGLLVLAGLQVAEIVALLAQVASFSFLVTYALVHVALVVFRRVDPEPYDPEFEMPGVLYPVVPVLGVVMAGVVISQMQPAVIVVGTGIVGLGGVWYGGYARSRTVDEGLLGEAVATAFEPGGIAFETVGGLFGQPGPSDATAGAQSYRVVVPVANPTTQRRLLRLAAATARAHADDGEPELVAVHVTEARRSPDRNVESDRLDERRDLLTVARGVATDIGIDLDTRSAIADDPGEVILDVIRETDAEQVVLGWQGVTDGDSEVFGSTLDPVIERAPCDVALVEFEQETIGESVALVDAGPHAATVAQRAVDFATVDGETATLLTVQRPTDDADPVKEGRRMIEWVANRANLDPDEYEPEVVVSENLSTAIIETVTGYDTVCVGLSERSDAERIEFGSTARRVSRDAPGNVAVVRGRELLEPDARDRAPIEQ, encoded by the coding sequence ATGACGCTCGGCGGCGGGACGATGATCGGGGCCGGCATCTTCATTCTTCCTGGGCTGGCCGCAGAGGGGGCTGGGCCGGCCAGCTCGATTTCCTTCGGGATCGCCGGCTTCGTCGCGTTGTTGGCGGCGCTGTCGCTGGCGGAACTGGCGACCGGGATGCCGATCGCCGGCGGCAGCTACCACTACGTCAACCGCGCGCTTGGCGGCCTGTTCGGCAGCATCGTCGGGTGGGGGATGTGGACCGGGCTGATGTTCGCCAGCGCGTTCTACATGATCGGCTTCGGCCAGTACATCGTCGTCCCGCTGCCGTTTCTGGACGGGCGGGCACTCATCGTCCTGATCGGGCTGGTCGGGCTCGCGGCGATTACGGGGCTCAACTACTACGGGACCGACGAATCCAGCGGCGCGCAGAACCTGATGATCGGTGCCGAACTCGTCGTCGTCCTCGCGTACGTCGCAGTCGGCGTGTTCTTCGTCGAACCGGGGAACCTCGCGGAGTTCGCTCCGACCGGGCCGACCGGCATCGTCGCCACGACCGGGACGGTGTTCGTCACGTACCTCGGGTTCGAGATCATCGCCACGGTGGCCGGCGAGATCGAGGATCCAGGGCGGTTGATCCCGCTGACGATGGTGGTGTCGGTGGTGTCTGTCACACTCCTGTACGTCGTGATCATGCTCGTCTCGACGGGCGTGGTTCCCTACCAGCAACTGGGAGGGTCGCTCGTCCCGGTGTCGGATGTCGCCGCCATCACGATGGGGGGTGCGATCGGCGTTGCCGCGGTCACCGTCGCGGCCGCGGTCGCCGCCATCTCCAGTTCGAACTCCTCGATCCTCGCGGCGTCGCGGGTGATCTACGCGATGGGTCGGGACGGCCTGATGAGCGACCGGCTGAACGTCACTCACGACCGGTTTGCGACGCCCCACCGCGCGATCATCGCGACCGGTGGCGTGACCGGGCTCCTCGTCCTCGCCGGATTGCAGGTCGCCGAGATCGTCGCGCTGCTGGCACAGGTTGCGAGCTTCAGCTTCCTCGTCACGTACGCGCTCGTTCACGTCGCACTCGTCGTGTTCCGGCGGGTCGATCCGGAACCGTACGACCCGGAGTTCGAGATGCCGGGGGTACTGTATCCGGTAGTCCCCGTCCTCGGTGTCGTGATGGCTGGCGTGGTCATCTCCCAGATGCAGCCCGCGGTGATCGTGGTCGGGACCGGGATCGTCGGGCTCGGCGGCGTCTGGTACGGCGGGTACGCCCGCAGTCGGACCGTCGATGAGGGGTTGCTGGGCGAGGCGGTGGCCACCGCGTTCGAACCGGGGGGGATCGCGTTCGAGACGGTGGGGGGGCTGTTCGGTCAGCCGGGGCCGTCCGACGCGACGGCCGGCGCACAGTCGTATCGCGTGGTCGTTCCGGTCGCGAACCCGACGACACAGCGGCGATTACTCCGCCTGGCCGCGGCGACAGCCCGGGCCCACGCCGACGATGGCGAGCCGGAGCTGGTGGCGGTCCACGTCACCGAAGCGCGTCGCTCGCCTGACCGGAACGTCGAGTCGGATCGACTGGACGAACGGCGGGACCTCCTGACGGTCGCCCGCGGCGTCGCGACCGACATCGGGATCGACCTCGACACCCGCTCTGCCATCGCCGACGACCCCGGCGAGGTGATTCTCGACGTGATCAGAGAGACGGACGCCGAGCAGGTAGTTCTCGGATGGCAGGGCGTGACGGACGGCGACAGCGAGGTGTTCGGGTCGACGCTCGATCCCGTGATCGAGCGGGCGCCGTGTGACGTGGCGCTCGTCGAGTTCGAGCAGGAGACGATCGGGGAGTCGGTAGCGCTGGTCGACGCCGGGCCGCACGCCGCGACGGTCGCTCAGCGGGCGGTCGACTTCGCGACGGTCGACGGGGAGACTGCGACCCTCCTCACCGTCCAGCGCCCGACCGACGATGCCGACCCGGTCAAGGAAGGACGACGGATGATCGAGTGGGTTGCGAATCGGGCGAATCTCGATCCCGACGAGTACGAGCCGGAGGTCGTCGTCAGTGAGAATCTCTCCACGGCGATCATCGAGACGGTCACGGGGTACGACACGGTGTGTGTCGGCCTCTCCGAACGGAGCGACGCAGAACGGATCGAGTTCGGATCGACCGCCCGGCGGGTCAGCCGGGACGCCCCCGGCAACGTCGCGGTCGTTCGCGGGCGAGAACTGCTCGAACCGGATGCCCGTGATCGGGCACCCATCGAGCAGTGA